In Onychostoma macrolepis isolate SWU-2019 chromosome 12, ASM1243209v1, whole genome shotgun sequence, a single window of DNA contains:
- the fh gene encoding fumarate hydratase, mitochondrial, with amino-acid sequence MYRSTRNLQRFSADLSKLWAAQRSSSLRNICPAPGVQLRPLRMASSESFRIERDTFGELKVPSDKYYGAQTVRSTMNFKIGGATERMPIQVIKAFGILKKAAADVNKDYGLDPKIADAIIKAADEVAAGKLDDHFPLVVWQTGSGTQTNMNVNEVISNRAIEILGGKLGSKDPVHPNDHVNKSQSSNDTFPTAMHIAAAKEVHEVVLPGLQTLHDALAAKAQQFKDIIKIGRTHTQDAVPLSLGQEFGGYVQQVKYSIERVKAPMPRVYELAAGGTAVGTGLNTRIGFAEKVADKVAALTGLPFVTAANKFEALAAHDALVELSGALNTVAVSMMKIANDIRFLGSGPRSGLGELILPENEPGSSIMPGKVNPTQCEAMTMVAAQVMGNHVAVTVGGSNGHFELNVFKPMIIKNVLNSARLLGDASVSFTNNCVVGIEANTERINKLMNESLMLVTALNPHIGYDKAAAIAKTAHKEGSTLKATAVKLGFLTEEQFEQWVRPQDMLGPK; translated from the exons ATGTATCGCTCCACACGGAACCTGCAGCGCTTCAGCGCGGATCTGTCGAAGCTGTGGGCCGCGCAGAGATCCAGCAGCCTCCGGAACATCTGCCCGGCGCCGGGAGTCCAGCTCAGGCCGCTCAGAATG GCCAGTTCAGAGTCGTTCAGGATCGAGAGGGACACGTTCGGAGAGCTCAAAGTTCCTTCTGATAAATATTATGGAGCTCAAACTGTCAGATCAACCATGAACTTCAAGATCGGAGGAGCCACGGAGAGAATGCCA ATACAAGTCATCAAAGCCTTTGGTATTCTGAAGAAAGCTGCTGCAGACGTGAATAAAGATTATGGTTTGGACCCAAAGATTGCAGACGCCATCATAAAAGCTGCTGATGAG GTGGCTGCTGGGAAGCTGGATGATCATTTCCCGCTGGTGGTTTGGCAAACAGGATCCGGAACGCAGACTAACATGAACGTCAATGAGGTGATCAGTAACAGAGCCATCGAGATTCTGGGAGGAAAACTGGGCAGCAAAGACCCGGTTCACCCCAACGACCACGTCAACAAGAGCCAg AGCTCCAATGACACGTTCCCCACCGCCATGCACATCGCTGCCGCGAAGGAGGTCCATGAGGTGGTTCTTCCGGGTCTTCAGACGCTGCACGATGCTCTCGCTGCCAAAGCCCAACAGTTCAAAGACATCATTAAGATcggccgcacacacacacaagacgcCGTGCCGCTCTCTCTCGGACAG gagtTTGGCGGTTACGTCCAGCAGGTGAAGTACAGCATCGAGCGGGTGAAAGCGCCCATGCCTCGTGTGTATGAGCTGGCAGCGGGCGGCACTGCGGTCGGCACCGGACTCAACACACGCATCGGCTTCGCTGAGAAAGTGGCAGATAAAGTGGCTGCACTCACAG GTCTTCCGTTCGTCACAGCGGCTAATAAGTTCGAGGCTCTGGCGGCCCACGATGCACTGGTGGAGCTGAGCGGCGCTCTGAACACCGTCGCCGTCAGCATGATGAAGATCGCCAACGACATCCGCTTCCTGGGATCCGGACCTCGCTCGGGCCTCGGAGAGCTGATCCTGCCCGAGAACGAGCCCGGCTCCAGCATCATGCCCG gtaAGGTGAACCCCACGCAGTGTGAGGCCATGACTATGGTAGCAGCTCAGGTGATGGGAAACCACGTGGCTGTTACTGTCGGAGGAAGCAACGGACACTTTGAGCTCAACGTGTTCAAGCCGATGATC ATTAAGAACGTGCTGAACTCTGCCCGGCTGCTGGGCGATGCTTCGGTCTCGTTCACCAATAACTGTGTGGTCGGAATCGAGGCCAACACAGAGAGAATCAACAAACTGATGAACGAGTCTCTGATGCTGGTCACGGCGCTGAACCCTCACATAG GTTATGATAAAGCTGCTGCTATTGCAAAGACGGCGCACAAAGAGGGCTCGACTCTGAAAGCCACGGCCGTCAAGCTGGGCTTCCTGACAGAGGAGCAGTTTGAGCAGTGGGTGCGACCGCAGGACATGCTGGGACCCAAATAG
- the hhex gene encoding hematopoietically-expressed homeobox protein hhex: protein MEAEVTRGSPAMQFQPSHAPFYAPTPAPPAHPTPFYIEDILGRNASAPGPVAPTPTLPSPNSSFTSLIPSYRTPIYEPTPIHPVLSQQALAYASIYPFQRDFTHALIRHDPLGKPLLWTPFIQRPLHKRKGGQVRFSNDQTIELEKKFETQKYLSPPERKRLAKMLQLSERQVKTWFQNRRAKWRRLKQENPPSSKRDVEDSGEQRNSDRSSPDVMQESEESEDSDQELDIEEDPQFSINPQL from the exons ATGGAAGCAGAAGTCACCAGAGGTTCTCCAGCCATGCAGTTCCAGCCCTCGCACGCTCCGTTTTACGCGCCGACGCCCGCGCCGCCCGCTCACCCGACGCCCTTCTACATCGAGGACATTCTGGGCAGAAACGCGTCCGCGCCTGGCCCGGTGGCGCCCACGCCGACCCTGCCGTCTCCAAACTCGTCGTTCACCAGTCTGATCCCATCTTACCGGACCCCGATCTACGAGCCCACGCCGATCCACCCGGTTCTGTCGCAGCAGGCGCTCGCGTACGCGTCCATCTACCCGTTCCAGCGAGACTTTACGCACGCGCTGATCCGCCACGACCCGCTGG GTAAACCTCTGCTGTGGACGCCGTTCATCCAGCGGCCGCTGCACAAGAGGAAAGGCGGACAGGTTCGCTTCTCCAACGACCAGACCATCGAGCTGGAGAAGAAGTTCGAGACCCAGAAGTATCTGTCTCCTCCGGAGAGAAAGAGACTCGCCAAGATGCTGCAGCTCAGCGAGAGACAG GTGAAAACGTGGTTCCAGAACCGTCGGGCGAAATGGAGGCGATTGAAACAG GAGAACCCTCCGAGCAGTAAGAGAGATGTGGAGGACTCTGGCGAGCAGAGAAACTCGGACAGATCGAGTCCAGACGTGATGCAGGAGTCTGAGGAGTCCGAGGATTCAGATCAGGAGCTGGACATCGAGGAGGATCCGCAGTTCTCCATCAACCCTCAGCTATGA